In Zingiber officinale cultivar Zhangliang chromosome 3B, Zo_v1.1, whole genome shotgun sequence, a single window of DNA contains:
- the LOC121967607 gene encoding DEAD-box ATP-dependent RNA helicase 28-like yields MDPEFHFDAASSDEEAEVEDRPSQSPWDFASYSESVAEEHARRNTTSVDAKITKALEERVVSHPDVGDDEEEEPSDEVFSGDELGKDDHKHHKINGSSGGRPSFFASHEGASFHANSFLELNLSRPLVRACEALGYQKPTPIQAACIPLALTGRDICGSAITGSGKTAAFSLPVLERLLFRPKRIHAIRVLILTPTRELAAQVHSMIEKLAQFTDIRCCLVVGGLSTKVQEAALRSMPDIVVATPGRIIDHLRNSLSVGLEDLAVLILDEADRLLELGFSAEMHELIRMCPKRRQTMLFSATMTEEVDQLVNLSLNKPVRLEADPSYRKPATLTEEVVRIRRSLEANQEAVLLALCSKSFTQKVIIFSGTKQAAHRLRIVFGLAGMKAAELHGNLTQAQRLDALEQFRKQEVDFLIATDVAARGLDIVGVLTVINFACPRDYKSYLHRVGRTARAGREGYAVTFLTDDDRSLLKAIAKKAGSQLKNRIVAEKPVAEWTKLIEEMEDQIASVFEEEREERAFRKAEMEATKAENMIMHKEEIFSRPQKTWFVTEKEKKALAKATKVSLDNVQNGRNPVMSAQEAEELKLKEKRRREREKNLPRKKRRRLEAAREMLENEEDNDEDQEAEGQKKKKTGRSLVDVGYRRAKSMKAMKKMQDAGKKLPKSAKNNQLAQKNSSRKEEMLELFQNDMSDKKQAQITNKNKNVSVRRKSNGSFKSKSRYKRRK; encoded by the exons ATGGATCCGGAGTTCCACTTCGACGCGGCTAGTTCGGACGAGGAGGCGGAAGTCGAGGACAGGCCTTCCCAGTCCCCATGGGATTTCGCCTCCTACTCGGAGTCCGTAGCTGAGGAGCACGCTCGTCGCAATACCACCTCGGTTGATGCTAAGATCACTAAAGCCCTCGAGGAGCGCGTCGTCTCGCATCCAGACGTCGGGGACGATGAGGAAGAGGAGCCAAGCGACGAGGTTTTCTCAGGCGATGAACTAGGCAAAGAT GACCATAAACATCACAAGATCAATGGAAGCTCAGGTGGAAGGCCTTCTTTTTTTGCATCACATGAAGGAGCATCGTTTCATGCAAATTCTTTCCTTGAGTTGAACTTGTCTCGTCCTTTGGTAAGAGCATGTGAAGCCTTGGGGTATCAGAAGCCAACTCCTATCCAG GCTGCATGCATACCATTAGCACTAACTGGCCGCGATATATGTGGAAGTGCCATTACTGGTTCTGGAAAG ACTGCTGCTTTCTCCCTGCCTGTATTGGAACGTCTACTTTTTCGCCCGAAGCGTATCCATGCAATCAGAGTGCTAATTTTAACTCCGACAAGGGAATTGGCTGCACA GGTCCATAGTATGATCGAGAAACTTGCTCAATTTACAGATATCAGATGTTGCCTTGTTGTTGGTGGCCTTTCAACAAAG GTACAAGAGGCAGCCTTAAGATCAATGCCTGACATTGTGGTAGCTACTCCAGGACGAATAATAGATCACCTGCGGAATTCACTTTCAGTTGGGCTTGAAGATCTCGCTGTTCTAATACTGGATGAGGCAGACCGTCTTTTGGAATTAGGCTTTAGTGCTGAAATGCATGAACTG ATACGAATGTGTCCCAAACGGAGGCAAACAATGCTCTTCTCTGCAACTATGACTGAGGAAGTAGATCAGCTTGTTAATCTTTCATTAAATAAACCTGTACGCCTGGAGGCTGATCCATCATACAGAAAACCAGCTACATTGACAGAGGA GGTTGTTAGAATACGTCGGTCACTTGAAGCAAACCAGGAAGCAGTTCTTCTTGCTCTTTGTTCGAAATCATTCACACAGAAAGTGATAATTTTCAG TGGGACAAAGCAAGCTGCACACAGATTGAGAATTGTATTTGGTCTAGCTGGCATGAAAGCCGCAGAGCTCCATGGTAATCTTACTCAAGCACAACGGCTGGAT GCTTTGGAACAATTCAGAAAGCAAGAAGTGGATTTTCTAATTGCAACTGATGTTGCTGCTCGT GGTCTTGATATCGTCGGTGTTCTGACAGTGATTAATTTTGCCTGCCCACGTGATTATAAAAG TTATCTTCATCGTGTTGGTCGTACTGCTCGAGCTGGGCGTGAAGGATATGCTGTTACATTTCTCACCGATGATGATAGATCTCTATTAAAGGCCATT GCAAAGAAAGCTGGTTCACAATTGAAGAATCGCATTGTTGCAGAAAAACCTGTAGCTGAATGGACAAAGCTAAtagaagaaatggaggatcaaatTGCTTCTGTTTTTGAAGAAGAGCG AGAAGAGAGGGCATTCAGGAAAGCTGAAATGGAAGCTACAAAA GCTGAAAACATGATAATGCACAAGGAAGAAATCTTTTCACGCCCCCAAAAAACTTGGTTTGTCactgaaaaggagaagaaggctttggcaAAGGCCACTAAA GTGTCCTTGGACAATGTTCAAAATGGCCGTAACCCAGTAATGAGTGCACAGGAAGCCGAAGAGCTGAAACTgaaagagaagaggaggagagagcGTGAG AAAAATTTGCCACGGAAGAAACGCCGTAGATTAGAAGCAGCCCGAGAGATGTtggagaatgaagaagataatgaTGAAGATCAG GAAGCTGAAGGTCAGAAGAAAAAGAAGACTGGTCGGTCACTTGTTGATGTTGGCTATCGGCGGGCAAAATCAATGAAGGCCATGAAGAAGATGCAAGATGCTGGGAAGAAGTTACCAAAGAGTGCAAAGAACAACCAACTTGCTCAAAAGAACAGTTCGAGGAAGGAAGAAATGCTTGAGCTATTCCAAAATGATATGAGTGACAAAAAGCAAGCGCAGATCACtaacaaaaataagaatgtttCAGTGCGGAGAAAATCAAATGGTTCCTTCAAGAGCAAATCAAG GTACAAACGTAGAAAATAG